The following are encoded together in the Lathyrus oleraceus cultivar Zhongwan6 chromosome 3, CAAS_Psat_ZW6_1.0, whole genome shotgun sequence genome:
- the LOC127131585 gene encoding uncharacterized protein LOC127131585, producing MDPTRRGVYSYKFVEPSLKTLRGLGALLVLNNKDKFKDAYGNLLGMLNIEVNITALHALVQFYDPPLRCFTFQDYQLAPTLEEYSHILGIEIKDQAFFFPTKELPKPQHLAEVLHIGKKEVELNLKPKVGTHGFALKFLVDKVIVFAEDESWDAFNTIFPLIIYGIVLFLNMEDFVDLASIYLFMAKNPISTLLADTYYSIHVRNEKKKGTIACCTPLLYRWFISHLPSKGPFVDNEENLKWSQRIMSLTAEDISWYSRVYGGVEIIMDCGNFPNVGTKGEINYNPRIALHQLGYLMVDKPYFKLLEEFVMYEGET from the coding sequence ATGGATCCTACTAGAAGAGGTGTTTATAGCTACAAGTTTGTGGAACCTTctttgaagactttgagaggatTAGGAGCTCTCCTGGTTCTCAACAACAAAGACAAGTTCAAAGATGCCTATGGGAATCTCCTAGGCATGCTTAACATTGAGGTCAACATTACAGCTCTTCACGCTCTAGTGCAGTTCTACGACCCTCCTTTGAGGTGCTTCACATTTCAGGACTACCAATTGGCTCCTACTTTGGAGGAATACTCACATATTCTAGGAATTGAGATTAAGGACCAGGCTTTCTTTTTCCCTACAAAGGAACTTCCTAAGCCTCAACATCTAGCTGAAGTCCTTCACATagggaagaaagaggtggagcTCAATCTTAAACCTAAGGTTGGGACCCATGGGTTTGCCTTGAAGTTTCTGGTTGACAAGGTTATTGTGTTTGCTGAAGATGAGAGTTGGGATGCCTTCAACACTATCTTTCCTTTGATCATATATGGGATTGTGTTGTTCCTCAATATGGAAGACTTTGTTGACTTGGCTTCTATCTACCTCTTCATGGCCAAGAATCCCATTTCTACTCTCCTTGCCGACACATACTATTCCATACACGTGAGGAATGAGAAGAAAAAGGGGACTATCGCGTGTTGTACCCCACTGTTGTATAGATGGTTTATTTCGCATCTACCCAGCAAGGGTCCTTTTGTTGACAATGAGGAAAATCTAAAATGGTCTCAAAGGATCATGTCCCTCACAGCTGAAGACATCTCCTGGTATTCTAGAGTTTATGGCGGTGTTGAGATCATCATGGATTGTGGTAATTTCCCCAATGTAGGTACAAAGGGTGAAATTAACTATAACCCAAGGATAGCACTGCACCAGTTGGGCTACCTGATGGTAGACAAGCCATACTTTAAGCTTCTAGAGGAGTTTGTTATGTACGAAGGGGAAACTTAG